The following proteins come from a genomic window of Ostrinia nubilalis chromosome 29, ilOstNubi1.1, whole genome shotgun sequence:
- the LOC135085589 gene encoding codanin-1 has product MPDIIIESVLKGKLDCELLFKWLNNEEIEDPPEDCILFCCNRNEFVAYFLSYLRTQTESVLQTNSNAPPPLHQTPEKVLNPRRKHRRSISDPTSDDRKDTLSVKSTSLRSQESPSKDRKRTGRRVKTKLFDDSTISSDESRISTGMEKVFVSSTPMKSNSRSELPVTSPVTPLRSFMHERCDTPRLSHRHRSHEKSCLGDYLVGDFAQKSSKKKKGRNASDSSEPVELDLSNSDAFPEIGARKASSLRSDKRRIKPTNIDKSTSKKSVSLNSFNSDYFQQSSVSLLEDNAVFKQQSIQSKEASGFDAERSMLKQERHKLMEKFNILNTTASPKPVAPKIKVTQKESFEQAKTYIKSDSTKIVFKEKLDLLCDIYDILMNNNLILSVSTEIYFLISILLSKQCEEEYKTVESNLKDNNFEYLMKSIHNSTYFAVKCLWNMRTILEVVLDRNSLKILGENKKVRAFYPDLAKFLLNSYGLKCELEGGQQEKKSVERISNGVICFNHETDNVDNFPSVMSFQNFKKQRDMFYEIVRWYQETTASGGSLSSFRARIKTLLSCGQASANYAHLAALFTQHMLAECLPANTQESKLSKLQRRLTCPTNAESHRLPAFSTKETFYASFVRSADGFFRVHLQDAVANTLVSLDAAPGLTSHPDVSKDYHSLAKKLCLLGKFSGFVAALPYSLAPETARPAPHQPPRGRAAESEVAQRNHSKDYHSLAKKLCLLGKFSGFVAALPYNLAPETARPAPHQPPRGRAAESEVARRNHSKDYHSHSLAKKLCLLGKFSGFIAALPYSLAPETARPAPHQPPRGRAADSEVAQRNHSKDYHSLAKKLCLLGKFSGFVAALPYNLAPETARPAPHQPPRGRAAESEMAQRNHSKDYHTLAKKLCLLGKFSGFVAALPYNLAPETARPAPHQPPRGRAAESEVARRNHSKDYHSLAKKLCLLGKFSGFVAALPYNLAPETARPAPHQPPRGRAAESEVAQRNHSQPTLDLKGMLTSAYQTSRLIITVPWVVHYLSMLDYASLRITYYQELLKILRHIYINRLKTSETFLKKNTVIFLKCTLGWLFDLPQFPQDITCDNNPVISEVNIDCSEVIDEVILFDLCPYLRDVNVLLSTCKVSHDQKDVGTFRHITPVSLTLNPEDRLRNKERELQSRLEEEMLKSQPSSTRRVLELVTERVAAATVRELARPLATAREQVAARAARTVRERGGMTQVGNKLATNRH; this is encoded by the exons ATGCCCGATATTATTATAGAAAGTGTCCTTAAAGGAAAATTAGACTGTGAACTGTTATTTAAGTGGTTGAACAACGAAGAGATCGAG GATCCGCCCGAGGATTGTATACTGTTCTGTTGTAATAGAAACGAGTTCGTGGCGTACTTTTTGTCGTATTTGAGAACACAGACGGAAAG cGTCCTACAAACGAACAGCAATGCGCCGCCTCCTCTCCACCAAACACCGGAAAAGGTCCTCAACCCGCGCCGGAAACACCGCCGTTCCATCAGCGACCCGACCAGCGATGATAGAAAAGACACCTTATCCGTCAAATCGACGTCCCTTCGCAGTCAGGAATCCCCTAGCAAAGATCGAAAGCGAACTGGACGACGGGTTAAGACAAAACTGTTTGATGATTCTACGATATCCTCAGATGAATCCAGAATTAGCACTGGCATGGAAAAAGTCTTCGTATCTAGTACCCCAATGAAGAGCAATTCTAGATCAGAACTGCCTGTGACCAGCCCAGTCACTCCGTTAAGGAGTTTCATGCATGAAAGATGTGATACTCCCAGATTGAGTCACAGACACAGATCGCATGAAAAAAGCTGCTTAGGCGACTATTTAGTCGGAGATTTTGCTCAAAAGAGTTCCAAAAAGAAGAAAGGTAGGAACGCTTCTGATAGCTCAGAACCTGTGGAGTTGGATCTGAGTAATTCTGATGCCTTTCCCGAGATTGGAGCGAGAAAAGCTAGTTCTTTGAGGTCTGATAAACGAAGGATTAAACCGACAAACATTGATAAGAGCACTTCAAAGAAGAGTGTGTCTTTAAACAGTTTTAATTCAGACTATTTTCAACAGTCAAGCGTCTCTTTGCTTGAAGATAACGCTGTATTTAAGCAACAAAGCATCCAATCAAAAGAAGCGAGTGGATTCGACGCGGAAAGAAGCATGTTGAAGCAAGAACGTCACAAGTTGATGGAGAAATTCAATATTCTGAACACTACAGCTTCACCCAAACCTGTTGCACCTAAAATAAAGGTTACACAAAAGGAATCGTTTGAACAAGCAAAAACTTACATCAAATCGGACTCGACAAAAATCGTTTTCAAAGAAAAACTTGATCTCTTATGTGATATATACGATATATTAATGAACAACAATCTTATTTTAAGCGTAAGCACAGAAATATACTTCTTAATATCGATTTTGCTGTCAAAACAGTGCGAGGAAGAGTACAAGACAGTCGAAAGCAATTTGAAAGAcaataattttgaatatttaatgAAATCTATACACAATAGCACGTATTTTGCTGTGAAATGCTTGTGGAATATGcgcacaatattagaagtggtTCTGGATAGGAATTCTTTAAAAATACTTGGTGAAAATAAGAAAGTTCGAGCTTTTTATCCGGACTTAGCGAAGTTTTTGCTAAATTCTTACGGATTGAAGTGTGAGTTGGAAGGAGGACAGCAAGAGAAGAAAAGTGTAGAGAGAATATCCAACGGTGTGATATGCTTCAACCATGAGACGGACAACGTTGATAACTTTCCATCGGTGATGAGTTTTCAGAACTTCAAAAAGCAGAGGGACATGTTTTACGAGATTGTGAg ATGGTACCAAGAGACCACAGCGTCAGGCGGGTCGCTATCGTCTTTCCGAGCTCGAATCAAGACCTTGCTATCGTGTGGACAGGCGTCCGCGAACTATGCACATCTCGCGGCTTTGTTCACTCAACACATGTTGGCTGAATGTCTACCTGCTAACACCCAG GAATCCAAACTCAGCAAGCTCCAACGCCGTCTCACCTGCCCCACCAACGCAGAAAGCCACCGACTACCCGCGTTCTCAACCAAAGAGACGTTCTACGCTTCATTCGTGCGCTCAGCGGACGGATTCTTCCGAGTACACCTGCAGGACGCAGTGGCTAACACTCTGGTGTCGTTGGACGCGGCGCCCGGTTTGACTT CGCACCCAGACGTGTCCAAAGACTACCACTCGCTGGCCAAGAAGCTGTGTCTGCTCGGCAAGTTCTCGGGCTTTGTCGCAGCACTACCATACAGCCTGGCGCCCGAGACAGCTCGGCCTGCGCCCCACCAGCCGCCGAGGGGCCGCGCCGCTGAAAGCGAGGTGGCTCAGAGGAACCAT TCCAAAGACTACCACTCGCTGGCCAAGAAGCTGTGTCTGCTCGGCAAGTTCTCGGGCTTCGTCGCGGCTCTACCATACAACCTGGCGCCCGAGACAGCTCGGCCTGCGCCCCACCAGCCGCCGAGGGGCCGCGCCGCCGAGAGCGAGGTGGCGAGGAGGAACCAC TCCAAAGACTACCACTCCCACTCGCTGGCCAAGAAGCTGTGTCTGCTCGGCAAGTTCTCGGGGTTTATAGCAGCGCTCCCGTACAGCCTCGCGCCCGAGACAGCTCGGCCTGCGCCCCACCAGCCGCCGAGGGGCCGCGCCGCCGACAGCGAGGTGGCTCAGAGGAACCAC TCCAAAGACTACCACTCGCTGGCCAAGAAGCTGTGTCTGCTCGGCAAGTTCTCGGGCTTCGTCGCGGCTCTACCATACAACCTGGCGCCCGAGACAGCTCGGCCTGCGCCCCACCAGCCGCCGAGGGGCCGCGCCGCTGAGAGCGAGATGGCTCAGAGGAACCAT TCCAAAGACTACCACACGCTGGCCAAGAAGCTGTGTCTGCTCGGCAAGTTCTCGGGCTTCGTCGCGGCTCTACCATACAACCTGGCGCCCGAGACAGCTCGGCCTGCGCCCCACCAGCCGCCGAGGGGCCGCGCCGCCGAGAGCGAGGTGGCGAGGAGGAACCAC TCCAAAGACTACCACTCGCTGGCCAAGAAGCTGTGTCTGCTCGGCAAGTTCTCGGGCTTCGTCGCGGCTCTACCATACAACCTGGCGCCCGAGACAGCTCGGCCTGCGCCCCACCAGCCGCCGAGGGGCCGCGCCGCCGAAAGCGAGGTGGCTCAGAGGAACCAT AGCCAACCAACACTTGACCTCAAAGGCATGCTGACATCAGCCTACCAGACCTCCCGTCTCATCATAACCGTCCCATGGGTAGTCCACTACCTATCCATGTTGGACTACGCTTCACTCCGCATAACATACTACCAAGAACTCCTCAAAATCCTCCGTCACATCTATATTAACCGCTTAAAAACCAGTGAAACGTTCCTAAAGAAGAACACAGTGATTTTTCTAAAGTGCACGCTTGGGTGGTTGTTCGATTTGCCACAATTCCCTCAAGATATCACCTGTGATAATAACCCAGTGATCAGTGAAGTGAATATCGACTGCAGTGAAGTGATAGATGAAGTGATTCTGTTCGACCTGTGCCCGTATTTGAGGGATGTTAACGTGCTGTTATCTACGTGCAAAGTGAGCCATGATCAGAAAGATGTGGGGACGTTCAGGCATATCACTCCGGTTAGTCTGACGTTGAACCCGGAGGATCGGTTGAGAAATAAGGAAAGGGAGTTGCAG TCGCGTCTCGAAGAAGAAATGCTCAAAAGCCAGCCGTCCTCAACCCGGCGCGTATTAGAGCTGGTCACGGAGCGAGTGGCCGCGGCCACTGTGCGCGAGCTGGCTCGGCCACTGGCCACCGCGAGAGAGCAGGTGGCCGCCCGGGCCGCCAGGACGGTGCGGGAGAGAGGGGGTATGACGCAGGTGGGTAATAAGCTAGCCACtaatagacactag